The following proteins are encoded in a genomic region of Dasypus novemcinctus isolate mDasNov1 chromosome 3, mDasNov1.1.hap2, whole genome shotgun sequence:
- the BTBD6 gene encoding BTB/POZ domain-containing protein 6 has translation MLLPLGCLHGRVAQCLTSLLLPPEPLPGPRRGARARAKPPCGEAGPAALPGKMAAELYPRTAATATDIANSNAAAPRKGGPPCAPAPPPPAPAPPPPAPSNNNAEGPNWQSLHPTLRERNALMFDKELMADVHFVVGPLGAARRVPAHKYVLAVGSSVFYAMFYGDLAEVKSEIHIPDVEPAAFLILLKYMYSDEIDLEADTVLATLYAAKKYIVPALAKACVTFLETSLEARNACVLLSQSRLFEEPELTQRCWEVIDAQAEMALRSEGFCEIDRQTLEIIVTREALNAKEAVVFEAVLNWAEAECKRQGLPVTPRNKRHVLGRALYLVRIPTMTLEEFANGAAQSDILTLEETHNIFLWYTAAKKPPLEFPLTKRKGLAPQRCHRFQSSAYRSNQWRYRGRCDSIQFAVDRRVFIAGLGLYGSSSGKAEYSVKIELKRLGVVLAQNLTKFISDGSSNTFSVWFEHPVQVEQDAFYTVSAVLDGSELSYFGQEGMTEVQCGKVTFQFQCSSDSTNGTGVQGGQIPELIFYA, from the exons ATGCTGCTGCCCCTGGGCTGCCTGCACGGCCGCGTCGCGCAGTGCCTGACCTCCCTTCTCCTGCCGCCAGAGCCCCTCCCCGGGCCCCGGCGCGGCGCGAGGGCGCGCGCGAAGCCGCCGTGCGGCGAGGCGGGCCCCGCGGCCCTGCCGGGGAAGATGGCCGCGGAGCTGTACCCCCGCACGGCCGCCACGGCCACCGACATCGCCAACAGCAACGCCGCGGCCCCCAGGAAGGGCGGCCCGCCCTGcgcccccgcgccgccgccgcccgcgcccgcgccgccgccgcccgcgcccagCAACAACAACGCCGAGGGCCCCAACTGGCAGTCGCTCCACCCGACCCTGCGCGAGAG GAACGCGCTCATGTTCGACAAGGAGCTCATGGCCGACGTCCACTTCGTCGTGGGGCCGCTGGGGGCGGCCAGGAGGGTGCCCGCCCACAAG TACGTCTTGGCTGTAGGTAGCTCCGTCTTCTACGCCATGTTTTACGGAGACCTTGCAGAAGTCAAGTCGGAAATCCACATACCTGACGTGGAGCCCGCAGCTTTCCTGATCCTGTTAAA GTACATGTACAGCGATGAGATCGACCTAGAAGCGGACACCGTGCTGGCCACTCTCTACGCTGCCAAGAAGTACATCGTCCCTGCACTGGCCAAAGCCTGTGTCACCTTCCTGGAGACGAGCCTGGAGGCCAGGAACGCCTGCGTCCTGCTCTCCCAGAGCCGGCTGTTTGAGGAGCCCGAGCTGACACAGCGCTGCTGGGAGGTCATTGACGCGCAGGCCGAGATGGCCCTGCGGTCCGAAGGCTTCTGTGAGATCGATCGGCAGACGCTGGAGATCATCGTGACACGGGAGGCGCTCAACGCCAAGGAAGCGGTGGTCTTCGAGGCGGTCCTGAACTGGGCCGAGGCCGAGTGCAAGAGGCAAGGCCTGCCAGTCACCCCGCGGAACAAAAGGCATGTTTTGGGGCGAGCCCTCTACCTGGTTCGGATTCCAACCATGACGCTGGAGGAGTTCGCCAATGGCGCCGCCCAGTCAGACATCCTGACGCTGGAAGAGACCCACAACATCTTCCTGTGGTACACGGCTGCCAAGAAGCCCCCCCTGGAGTTCCCCCTAACCAAGAGGAAGGGCCTCGCCCCGCAGAGGTGCCACCGCTTCCAGTCCTCGGCCTACCGCAGCAACCAGTGGCGGTACCGGGGGCGCTGCGACAGTATTCAGTTTGCGGTGGACAGGCGTGTGTTCATCGCAGGGCTGGGTCTGTACGGGTCCAGCTCTGGCAAAGCCGAGTACAGCGTGAAGATTGAGCTGAAGCGCCTGGGGGTCGTGCTGGCTCAGAACCTGACCAAGTTCATCTCTGACGGCTCCAGCAACACCTTCTCTGTCTGGTTCGAGCACCCAGTCCAGGTGGAGCAAGATGCCTTCTACACAGTCAGCGCCGTCCTGGACGGCAGCGAGCTCAGCTACTTTGGACAGGAGGGCATGACTGAGGTGCAGTGTGGGAAGGTGACCTTCCAGTTCCAGTGCTCCTCGGACAGCACTAACGGTACTGGGGTCCAGGGCGGCCAGATCCCCGAGCTCATCTTCTACGCCTGA
- the LOC105744306 gene encoding DEP domain-containing protein 7-like codes for MATVREKATALNSALQSPAQRPPGPRIAQKSFGATYIWSSIISTLHAQVEVKRRRHHLKRHNDCFVGSEAVDVIFSHLIQNKYFGDVDIPRAKVVKVCQALMDYKVFEAVPTKVFGKDKKPTFEDSSCSLYRFTTIPDQDSQLGKENKLYSPSRYAEALFKSSDLKSASLEDLWKNLSLKPANFPNVNSSAALSPEVINEVWQEETIGRLLQLVDLPLLESLLKQQEVVPKVPQPKRHPDLIYDSSYLDRGILKAYSNSQEDEWLSAAIDCLEYLPDQMVVDISRNFPEQPDRTDLIKELLFDALGKYYSTREPLLRHLPDVHNAIAELLVNGKTEIALEATQLFLKLLESQKREEFRRLLYFMAVAAHPSEFKLQKESDNRMVVKRIFSKAIIDNKNVSKGKTDLLVLFLIDHQKDVFKIPGTLHKIVSVKLMAMQKGRDPNRDTGYIYCQRMDQNDYSSSTQKTTKDELLNLLKTIDGDSKLSAKEKKKLLDYGNDVRSKF; via the exons atGGCCACGGTGCGGGAGAAGGCAACCGCGCTGAACTCGGCTCTCCAGAGCCCCGCGCAGAGGCCTccaggtcccaggatcg CCCAGAAGTCATTTGGAGCCACATATATATGGAGCAGCATTATAAGCACCCTTCACGCACAGGTGGAAGTGAAGAGACGAAGGCACCATTTAAAACGGCACAATGACTGCTTTGTTGGTTCAGAGGCTGTGGATGTCATTTTTTCTCATCTAATTCAGAATAAGTATTTTGGTGATGTAGATATTCCTCGGGCCAAAGTGGTGAAAGTGTGTCAAGCACTTATGGACTACAAAGTGTTTGAAGCAGTTCCAACCAAAGTCTttggaaaagacaaaaaacctACATTTGAAGATAGTAGTTGCAGCCTTTATAGGTTTACCACAATACCTGACCAAGACAGTCAGTTAGGCAAAGAGAACAAACTATATTCACCTTCCAGGTATGCAGAAGCATTATTTAAGTCATCTGATTTGAAATCAGCAAGTTTAGAGGATCTGTGGAAAAATCTGAGTTTAAAGCCAGCTAACTTCCCTAATGTAAATAGCTCTGCAGCCCTGTCTCCAGAAGTTATTAATGAAGTATGGCAAGAGGAAACAATTGGGCGCCTATTACAACTTGTAGACCTTCCACTTCTTGAGTCCTTACTCAAACAGCAAGAGGTTGTACCTAAAGTTCCTCAACCCAAGAGGCATCCTGACTTGATCTACGATAGTAGCTATCTGGATCGAGGGATTCTCAAGGCTTATAGCAACTCTCAGGAAGATGAGTGGCTTTCTGCAGCAATTGACTGCTTAGAATACCTTCCAGACCAGATGGTGGTGGACATAAGCAGAAACTTCCCTGAGCAACCAGATAGAACAGACTTAATAAAAGAACTTCTCTTTGATGCCCTTGGCAAATATTACAGTACCAGGGAACCTCTGTTAAGACATTTACCTGATGTTCACAATGCAATTGCAGAACTCTTGGTGAATGGGAAGACTGAAATAGCATTAGAAGCTACTCAGCTCTTTCTAAAGCTTTTGGAGTCTCAAAAGAGAGAAGAATTTAGAAGACTACTGTATTTCATGGCTGTTGCAGCACATCCTTCTGAAtttaaattacagaaagaaaGTGACAACCGAATGGTTGTGAAAAGGATATTCTCGAAAGCTATCATTGACAATAAAAATGTATCCAAAGGCAAAACTGATCTTCTAGTACTCTTTCTAATTGATCATCAAAAAGATGTTTTTAAGATTCCTGGAACTCTACATAAAATTGTTAGTGTTAAGCTCATGGCCATGCAGAAGGGAAGAGATCCAAACAGAGACACAGGATATATTTATTGCCAGAGAATGGATCAAAATGATTATTCCAGTAGTACACAGAAGACAACCAAAGATGAGCTGTTGAACTTACTAAAAACTATTGATGGAGATTCAAAACTGTCtgccaaagagaagaaaaaattgctagactatggaaatgatgttagaagcaaattctag